The genomic window GGACCAAACCGGTATGGCAGGCGGCACACCTACGGGTAAAACGGCAGCTCACGGGCGGTGTCAGCGGAGCCGGGAGATCCCGTACCGGCGTTTCAGGTCGGGGATCAGGTGCTGGCAGGCGGCCAGCGTGGGTCGGCGGTCGCCGCCTCCGTCGTGCATCAGCACGATCGCGCCGGGGCGGACCGCGGACCCGACCCGCTTCGCGATCGTCTTCGCGGTCGGGTGGTCCCAGTCCTGCGGGTCGACGCTCCAGTGCAGCGAGCGCATCCCGAGCTTGCGGGCCACCGCCACCACCTCCGGGGTCCACCGGCCCCCCGGCTGCCGGTAGTACGGGACCCGGGCGTTCGGTACGGCCGCCTTGATCGCCTTGTCGGTGCGGACCAGGTCGGCCCGGATCTCCGCCACCGGTCGCCGCCCGAGGTTGATGTCGTGGCGCCAGCTGTGGTTGCAGAGCTGGTGCCCCTCCCGGGCGATTCGGGCCACCAGCTCCGGGTAGCGCTTCGCCCGGCTGCCGATCAGGCAGAACGTCGCGGTGACGTGGTCGGCCTTCAGTTGGTCGAGGAGCTGGGGTGTCCACCTCGGGTCCGGCCCGTCGTCGAAGGTCAGCGCCACCGCCTGGTCGCCGCTGGTCCGCTGCAGCCCGGCCGGGAGCGTGGTGGGCATCGGCCGCAGCCGAGGTTTCGGCGGGGTGGTGCGGCTGGGGCGCGGCGAGGCGGTCGGCTTCGGCGCCGGCGGGGTCGCGGCGGCCGAGGGCATCGGTCCGGCCTGGGACGGGTTGTGGGCGGGGTCGCCGCAACCGGCCAGGAACAGGACCAGGCTGAGGCCGAACGCCAGCACGGCGCGTGAACGCATGTGTCGCTCCCGAGAGGGGGTCGGGGTAGGCGGACGCCCCGACGGTACGGGACGCGGCCCGGGAGCGGGAGGGGCGGTCAGTCCGTTGTCGACTGGTTCAGGGAGTCGCGTACCGCGAGTGCCAGCGAGAGTGCCTCGCCCAGGTCGACCGGACGGACCACCCCGGCGGGCAGCGTGTCGGCCAGCCAGCCCGGGCCGGCGGCGAGCACCAGCAGCGGCCGGCGGGGCGCCGCGAGCAGGGCGGAGAGCTGGCCCGGGTCGGCGGTGGCCCGGGTGTGCGACCACACCGCGACGGCGGCGGGCCCGGTCCGGTTGACCGCTTCGACCAGCGCCGCCACCGGCACCCGGGCGCCGAGCATCCGGTAGCCCACCCCGGCCTCGGCCAGCGCGGCGGCCAGCGCCTCCAGCGGCAGGCTGTGCTGCTCCTCGTCGGCGCAGGAGAGCAGGATCCGGGCCGGCCCGCTGACCGGGTGCGCCCGGGCCGCCG from Micromonospora kangleipakensis includes these protein-coding regions:
- a CDS encoding polysaccharide deacetylase family protein, with product MRSRAVLAFGLSLVLFLAGCGDPAHNPSQAGPMPSAAATPPAPKPTASPRPSRTTPPKPRLRPMPTTLPAGLQRTSGDQAVALTFDDGPDPRWTPQLLDQLKADHVTATFCLIGSRAKRYPELVARIAREGHQLCNHSWRHDINLGRRPVAEIRADLVRTDKAIKAAVPNARVPYYRQPGGRWTPEVVAVARKLGMRSLHWSVDPQDWDHPTAKTIAKRVGSAVRPGAIVLMHDGGGDRRPTLAACQHLIPDLKRRYGISRLR